A single window of Shewanella sp. Choline-02u-19 DNA harbors:
- the astB gene encoding N-succinylarginine dihydrolase gives MKHFEANFDGLVGPTHNYAGLSFGNVASLNNAAATSSPKDAAKQGIKKAKALADLGLVQGMLAPQERPDLHTLRRIGFTGSDAAVLNKAAKEAPALLRACCSASSMWTANAATVSPSADTHDGKLHFTPANLVDKLHRSIEPVTTGNILQATFNDSRYFKHHQHLPEHASFGDEGAANHTRLCSEYGHAGIELFVYGQEATNPSAPKPQKFPARQTLEASQAIARLHQLDDDGTVYMQQNPDVIDQGVFHNDVIAVGNQNVLFYHEQAFLNTQAKFEEIKQKFGESPLHFVEVPTAKVAIQDAVRTYLFNTQVVTLPSGEMAIIAPTNCQENPAVHAYLSELVTLGTPIKQVHYFDVKQSMQNGGGPACLRLRVAMNQNEVAAVNQNTLMNDALFTRLNLWVDNNYRDRLSVADLADPQLLMESRTALDELTQIMKLGSVYQFQR, from the coding sequence ATGAAGCATTTTGAAGCCAATTTCGACGGACTTGTTGGCCCAACACATAATTACGCGGGTTTATCATTCGGCAACGTTGCCTCTTTAAACAACGCCGCCGCGACATCTAGCCCTAAAGATGCTGCCAAACAAGGGATCAAAAAAGCCAAAGCACTTGCAGACTTAGGTTTAGTACAAGGTATGCTTGCCCCTCAAGAGCGCCCAGACCTTCACACACTGCGTAGAATCGGTTTTACCGGCTCAGATGCTGCAGTATTAAATAAAGCTGCCAAAGAAGCTCCTGCGTTGTTACGCGCATGCTGCAGTGCCTCAAGCATGTGGACTGCAAACGCCGCAACGGTATCACCGAGCGCCGATACTCACGACGGTAAATTGCATTTCACTCCAGCAAACTTAGTCGATAAACTTCATCGCAGCATTGAACCTGTGACTACAGGTAATATTCTTCAAGCTACATTTAACGATAGCCGTTATTTCAAGCACCACCAACATTTACCTGAACACGCAAGTTTTGGTGATGAAGGTGCAGCCAACCATACTCGTCTTTGCAGTGAATATGGTCATGCCGGTATTGAACTATTCGTTTACGGTCAAGAAGCGACGAATCCTTCTGCGCCGAAACCACAAAAGTTTCCAGCACGTCAAACATTAGAAGCGTCCCAAGCCATTGCTCGTCTGCATCAATTAGATGATGACGGCACGGTATACATGCAACAAAATCCAGATGTCATTGATCAAGGTGTGTTTCATAACGACGTCATTGCAGTCGGTAATCAAAACGTTCTTTTTTATCATGAGCAAGCATTTTTAAATACACAAGCTAAATTTGAAGAGATAAAACAAAAGTTTGGTGAATCACCATTACATTTTGTCGAAGTACCAACGGCAAAAGTCGCGATCCAAGATGCGGTAAGAACCTACCTGTTCAATACTCAAGTGGTCACATTACCGTCTGGTGAAATGGCAATCATTGCGCCGACTAACTGCCAGGAAAACCCCGCTGTACATGCCTACTTAAGCGAGTTGGTCACGTTAGGAACACCGATAAAACAGGTCCATTACTTTGATGTGAAGCAGAGCATGCAAAATGGCGGCGGGCCAGCATGTCTGCGACTACGCGTGGCGATGAATCAAAATGAAGTGGCCGCTGTTAACCAAAATACCCTGATGAACGATGCGTTGTTTACGCGACTAAACTTATGGGTTGATAATAATTACCGTGACCGCTTATCAGTGGCTGATTTAGCTGACCCGCAGTTACTGATGGAATCTCGTACAGCACTTGATGAACTCACACAGATCATGAAGCTAGGCAGTGTGTATCAGTTCCAAAGATAA
- the topA gene encoding type I DNA topoisomerase, giving the protein MGKSLVIVESPAKAKTINKYLGKDFIVKSSVGHIRDLPTSSSQDAKVISKTPAEVKKMSPEEKAEYKSLKAKQALVARMGVDPDNGWKAIYQTLPGKEKVVKELQALAESADHIYLATDLDREGEAIAWHLQQVIGGDESRYQRVVFNEITKSAIQDAFSQPSVLDTNMVNAQQARRFLDRVVGFMASPLLWKKVARGLSAGRVQSVAVRLVVERESEIKAFVPEEFWDVHAELNTLADDMLKMQVVKYQDKAFNPVTQAEADTAVSALSQSSFVVAAREDRATQSKPSAPYITSTLQQAASTRLGYGVKKTMMMAQRLYEAGHITYMRTDSTNLSQEALDNVREMIGKDFGDKYLPEAPIRYGSKEGAQEAHEAIRPSNVKVTAASLSDMERDAQRLYELIWRQFVSCQMTPAKYDASRLTVKAGDYELKATGRTLRFDGWTRVQIAVKKKNEEDNTLPVVAKGDKVELKELLPKQHFTKPAARYSEASLVKELEKRGIGRPSTYATIISTIQDRGYVKVDNRRFYAEKMGEIVSDRLVGSFQDLMSYDFTASMEQTLDDVAQGKLDWKKVLDGFYKDFTKQLEHAELPPEEGGMRPNEMVLTDIKCPTCERPMGIRTGTTGVFLGCSGYALPPKERCKTTLNLTPGEEAVSESGEDAETEALRAKHRCGICGTAMDSYLIDEKRKLHICGNNPTCEGFEIEEGQFKIKGYEGPLIECDRCQSDMELKNGRFGKYFGCTNSECKNTRKLLKSGEAAPPKEDPIHLPDLKCIKSDAYFVLRDGAAGIFLAASTFPKSRETRGPLVEELVKYRELLWPKYAFLADAPVADDDGNLASVRFSRKTKEQYVATDVDGKATGWNAKFIDGKWVAEAKAKAKPKAKAKPKAKAKPKAKAKPKAEPEAE; this is encoded by the coding sequence ATGGGTAAATCGTTAGTAATCGTCGAATCACCGGCCAAAGCCAAGACTATTAATAAATATCTAGGCAAAGATTTCATCGTTAAGTCGAGTGTAGGTCACATCCGTGATCTTCCTACATCGTCGAGTCAAGACGCTAAGGTGATCAGTAAAACACCAGCTGAAGTCAAGAAGATGTCTCCAGAGGAGAAGGCTGAATATAAGAGTTTAAAAGCTAAACAAGCTTTAGTCGCACGCATGGGAGTAGACCCCGACAACGGTTGGAAAGCGATATATCAAACGCTTCCAGGCAAAGAGAAAGTCGTAAAAGAGTTACAAGCACTCGCTGAATCTGCTGACCACATCTATCTCGCAACCGATTTGGATAGAGAGGGGGAGGCTATTGCATGGCATCTCCAACAAGTGATTGGTGGAGACGAGTCACGCTATCAACGCGTTGTGTTCAATGAAATCACTAAATCAGCGATTCAAGACGCATTTAGTCAGCCGTCGGTGCTGGACACCAATATGGTCAATGCGCAGCAAGCGCGTCGATTCTTGGACCGTGTCGTTGGTTTTATGGCTTCACCGTTGCTTTGGAAAAAAGTGGCGCGTGGTTTATCTGCGGGTCGAGTTCAGTCAGTCGCCGTTCGGTTGGTTGTTGAGCGTGAGAGCGAAATTAAAGCGTTTGTGCCTGAAGAGTTTTGGGATGTTCATGCTGAGTTAAATACTTTAGCCGATGACATGCTAAAAATGCAGGTAGTTAAGTACCAGGACAAAGCTTTTAACCCGGTGACTCAAGCTGAAGCTGACACCGCAGTAAGTGCATTGTCGCAGTCTAGTTTTGTTGTCGCAGCACGTGAAGATCGTGCAACGCAAAGCAAGCCGTCAGCACCTTATATCACCTCAACGCTGCAGCAAGCTGCAAGTACGCGTTTAGGTTATGGTGTTAAAAAGACCATGATGATGGCGCAGCGCTTATACGAAGCGGGCCATATTACTTATATGCGTACCGATTCAACCAACTTAAGCCAAGAAGCACTAGATAATGTGCGCGAAATGATTGGTAAAGATTTTGGTGATAAGTATTTGCCTGAAGCTCCAATTCGTTATGGTAGCAAAGAGGGCGCACAAGAAGCTCACGAAGCGATTCGTCCGTCGAATGTGAAAGTAACAGCTGCATCTTTAAGTGATATGGAGCGTGATGCTCAGCGTTTGTATGAGCTGATCTGGCGTCAATTCGTGTCATGTCAGATGACGCCTGCAAAGTATGACGCTAGTCGTCTTACGGTAAAAGCGGGTGACTACGAGCTAAAAGCCACTGGACGTACATTACGTTTTGACGGTTGGACGCGAGTTCAAATTGCCGTTAAGAAAAAGAACGAAGAAGACAATACACTGCCTGTCGTCGCTAAAGGCGATAAAGTTGAGCTCAAAGAGCTCTTGCCTAAGCAGCACTTTACTAAGCCAGCGGCACGTTATAGTGAAGCTTCATTAGTTAAAGAGCTGGAAAAAAGGGGTATTGGTCGTCCGTCTACTTACGCAACGATTATTTCGACCATTCAAGATAGAGGCTACGTTAAGGTTGATAACCGTCGTTTCTATGCTGAGAAAATGGGTGAAATTGTCAGTGACAGACTTGTCGGCAGCTTCCAAGATTTAATGAGTTATGATTTCACCGCAAGCATGGAGCAGACGTTAGATGATGTTGCTCAAGGCAAGCTGGATTGGAAGAAAGTACTCGATGGTTTTTATAAAGACTTTACCAAGCAGTTAGAGCACGCTGAATTACCACCTGAAGAGGGCGGTATGCGTCCTAATGAAATGGTACTGACAGATATTAAGTGTCCTACCTGTGAGCGTCCAATGGGTATTCGCACCGGTACAACGGGTGTATTCCTAGGGTGTTCAGGTTATGCGTTGCCACCTAAAGAGCGTTGTAAGACGACCTTAAACTTAACGCCTGGCGAAGAAGCGGTAAGTGAAAGCGGTGAAGATGCGGAAACTGAAGCATTACGAGCGAAACATCGCTGTGGTATATGCGGCACTGCAATGGATAGCTACCTCATTGATGAAAAACGTAAATTGCACATTTGTGGTAATAACCCAACGTGTGAAGGTTTTGAAATCGAAGAGGGACAGTTTAAGATTAAAGGCTATGAAGGGCCACTTATTGAGTGCGATCGTTGTCAAAGCGATATGGAACTTAAAAATGGTCGTTTTGGTAAATATTTTGGTTGCACTAATTCTGAATGTAAGAATACGCGTAAATTGCTAAAAAGCGGTGAAGCAGCGCCACCAAAAGAAGACCCAATTCACCTGCCAGACCTTAAATGTATTAAGTCTGATGCATATTTTGTATTACGAGATGGCGCCGCAGGGATCTTCCTTGCTGCCAGCACTTTCCCTAAGTCGCGTGAAACGCGTGGCCCATTAGTGGAAGAGCTGGTGAAGTACCGAGAGCTGTTATGGCCTAAGTACGCTTTCCTTGCTGATGCACCGGTTGCTGATGATGATGGTAATTTAGCGTCTGTGCGCTTTAGCCGAAAGACAAAAGAGCAATACGTTGCGACTGATGTTGATGGTAAAGCGACGGGGTGGAATGCCAAGTTTATTGACGGTAAGTGGGTTGCTGAAGCTAAGGCAAAGGCAAAACCTAAAGCCAAAGCTAAGCCTAAAGCCAAAGCGAAGCCAAAGGCTAAAGCAAAACCTAAAGCAGAACCTGAAGCAGAGTAA
- the cysB gene encoding HTH-type transcriptional regulator CysB, translating into MKLQQLRYIAEVVNHNLNVSATAENLYTSQPGISKQVRMLEDELGIQIFGRSGKHLTHVTPAGLQVISIANDILGKVESIKKVAEEYTKPDQGELNIATTDTQARYALPHIIQGFIDRYPKVNLHMHQGTPSQISELAARGDADFAIATEAMHLYSDLIMLPCYHWNRSIVVTRDHPLASRSHISIEDLGRFPLVTYVFGFDRASEIEKSFNRAGLEPRVVFSATSADVLKTYVRLGLGVGVIASMAIDEHMDKDLVAIDASHLFAHSTTKIGFRKGNFLRTYMYDFIEHFAPHLTRTVVEKAVGLRDAQQIEAMFEDMQLPVR; encoded by the coding sequence ATGAAGTTGCAGCAACTTAGATATATTGCAGAGGTGGTTAACCATAACCTCAATGTTTCTGCGACCGCGGAAAACCTCTATACTTCTCAACCTGGTATTAGTAAGCAAGTGCGTATGCTTGAAGATGAACTGGGTATTCAAATTTTTGGCCGTAGTGGTAAGCATTTAACCCATGTTACGCCTGCTGGTCTGCAGGTGATTAGCATCGCTAATGACATTCTGGGTAAAGTAGAAAGCATTAAGAAAGTGGCAGAGGAATACACTAAGCCTGATCAAGGTGAATTGAATATTGCCACCACAGATACTCAAGCCCGTTATGCTTTACCGCATATTATTCAAGGATTTATTGATCGCTACCCTAAGGTTAACCTGCATATGCATCAAGGCACACCATCACAGATCAGTGAATTGGCTGCCCGTGGTGATGCAGATTTTGCCATTGCCACTGAAGCGATGCACCTTTATAGCGATCTTATTATGTTGCCGTGTTATCACTGGAACCGCTCAATAGTGGTAACCCGTGATCACCCGTTAGCCTCTAGAAGCCATATCAGCATTGAAGATCTCGGTCGTTTCCCATTAGTCACTTATGTATTTGGTTTTGATCGCGCCTCAGAGATTGAAAAGTCATTTAACCGCGCAGGTCTTGAGCCTCGTGTTGTCTTTAGTGCAACCAGTGCCGATGTGCTTAAAACGTATGTTAGATTAGGTTTAGGTGTTGGTGTGATTGCTTCAATGGCAATAGACGAGCATATGGATAAAGATTTAGTCGCTATTGATGCAAGCCACCTGTTTGCTCACAGTACCACTAAGATTGGCTTCAGAAAGGGTAATTTTTTAAGAACTTACATGTACGACTTTATTGAGCATTTTGCACCTCATTTAACTCGTACGGTTGTCGAAAAAGCCGTCGGTTTGCGGGATGCACAGCAGATTGAAGCGATGTTTGAAGATATGCAACTGCCAGTCAGGTAG
- a CDS encoding L-serine ammonia-lyase: MISVFDMFKIGIGPSSSHTVGPMKAGNIFIKDLTKQGLFETIDELRSELFGSLGQTGKGHGTGKAVILGLMGEAPDTVDTDKIDAILENVSNNEKLLLSDGREVKFSRANGVTYHRRKSLPAHANAMTLYAYTDGKCIYERTYYSVGGGFILDEDEIKAQDASPATPIKSAPYDFESAQQLLELCTENGFSISSLMMANELSINDSDAIQKQLWEIWQTMKSCVERGYQKEGILPGGLKLRRRAPSLYRRLKAEGKSVVDPFTAMDWVDLFALSVNEQNAAGDRVVTAPTNGAAGIIPAVLSYYDMFVQEVDMDVCCRYLLTAAAIGILYKKNASISGAEVGCQGEVGVACSMAAAALTEIMGGTIEHVENAAEIGMEHNLGLTCDPVGGLVQVPCIERNAMGAVKAINASRMAMRGDGNHKVSLDKVIKTMMDTGKDMRSKYKETAKGGLAVNIVEC, translated from the coding sequence ATGATTAGTGTATTCGACATGTTCAAGATAGGCATTGGCCCATCAAGTTCACATACTGTAGGCCCGATGAAAGCGGGTAACATATTTATTAAAGATCTCACCAAACAAGGTCTTTTTGAAACGATTGATGAGTTACGTTCAGAGCTGTTCGGTTCATTAGGTCAAACAGGTAAAGGCCATGGCACCGGTAAAGCCGTTATACTCGGCTTGATGGGAGAAGCACCTGATACCGTTGATACCGATAAGATTGACGCTATTTTAGAAAATGTTAGCAATAATGAAAAGCTATTGTTGAGTGATGGCCGTGAAGTGAAATTTTCTCGTGCAAACGGTGTCACCTACCATCGACGCAAAAGCCTACCCGCTCATGCTAATGCCATGACCCTTTATGCTTATACTGACGGGAAATGCATCTATGAGCGTACCTACTACTCTGTTGGTGGTGGCTTTATTTTGGATGAAGATGAAATCAAAGCCCAAGATGCCTCTCCAGCTACCCCCATCAAATCTGCTCCTTATGATTTTGAGTCAGCTCAACAACTTCTTGAACTCTGTACCGAAAACGGCTTTAGTATTTCATCATTAATGATGGCTAATGAGCTCAGTATCAATGACTCTGACGCCATACAGAAACAGCTTTGGGAAATTTGGCAAACCATGAAGTCCTGTGTTGAACGTGGTTACCAAAAAGAGGGTATCTTGCCCGGTGGATTAAAGCTAAGACGCCGTGCGCCATCGCTTTATCGTCGCTTAAAAGCGGAAGGTAAAAGCGTGGTAGATCCTTTTACTGCCATGGACTGGGTAGACTTATTTGCGCTTTCAGTCAATGAGCAAAATGCGGCTGGCGATCGCGTTGTCACCGCTCCCACAAACGGCGCAGCAGGCATCATTCCAGCCGTCCTTAGCTATTACGATATGTTCGTGCAAGAAGTGGATATGGACGTTTGTTGTCGTTACCTGCTTACTGCAGCTGCTATTGGTATTCTTTACAAAAAGAACGCATCAATCTCAGGTGCTGAAGTCGGCTGCCAAGGCGAAGTCGGTGTGGCTTGTTCAATGGCCGCAGCTGCGTTAACCGAGATCATGGGCGGTACTATAGAACATGTTGAAAATGCCGCTGAAATCGGCATGGAGCATAACTTGGGCTTAACGTGCGATCCTGTCGGTGGTTTAGTACAAGTTCCCTGCATTGAACGTAACGCAATGGGCGCAGTTAAAGCCATTAACGCTTCGCGCATGGCAATGCGCGGAGATGGTAACCACAAAGTGTCTCTAGACAAAGTCATCAAGACGATGATGGATACCGGTAAAGATATGCGTAGCAAGTATAAAGAAACCGCTAAAGGTGGCTTGGCTGTTAATATCGTAGAGTGTTAA
- the nagZ gene encoding beta-N-acetylhexosaminidase — MSYLMLDVESTFLSDDEAKQLSHPMIGGLILFSRNYADRNQLILLIQSIRAVRADILIAVDQEGGRVQRFRDDFTILPAMGDILPAAKGDLRLASAWATELGFLMAIELLAIDIDLSFAPVLDLNGVSQVIGKRSFSDNKAEVELLANAFITGMEQAGMASVGKHFPGHGSVEADSHIAKPVDLRSKEAIFANDMQPFKQLIAKERLQGIMPAHVIYPNVDANPAGFSTFWLQDVLRKELGFSGVIFSDDLGMKGAAVAGGYCARAQAAIDAGCNMILVCNDSLGATEVLHGVKWPKQEQEITANQLKPNLLVVANALQDNERWEKAKAIAAKILKN; from the coding sequence ATGAGTTATTTGATGTTAGATGTTGAGTCAACATTTTTAAGTGATGATGAAGCAAAACAACTATCCCACCCAATGATTGGTGGCCTTATCTTGTTTAGCCGTAACTATGCCGATCGCAACCAATTGATACTGCTCATTCAGTCTATAAGGGCTGTTCGTGCTGATATTTTAATTGCGGTCGACCAAGAGGGGGGGCGGGTACAACGTTTTAGAGACGATTTCACCATATTACCCGCAATGGGCGATATATTACCTGCGGCTAAAGGCGATCTCAGACTGGCAAGCGCTTGGGCGACAGAGCTTGGATTTTTAATGGCAATAGAGCTACTCGCAATCGATATCGATTTGAGCTTTGCCCCTGTGCTTGATCTCAATGGTGTTAGCCAAGTGATTGGCAAGCGTAGTTTTAGTGATAATAAAGCTGAGGTCGAATTACTCGCAAATGCATTTATTACTGGAATGGAGCAAGCTGGAATGGCAAGTGTGGGTAAGCATTTTCCAGGGCATGGCAGTGTCGAGGCTGATTCGCACATCGCTAAACCAGTTGACTTAAGATCAAAAGAGGCTATTTTTGCTAATGACATGCAGCCGTTTAAACAGCTGATAGCGAAGGAACGACTGCAAGGGATCATGCCTGCACATGTTATTTATCCTAATGTTGATGCAAACCCCGCTGGCTTCTCTACTTTTTGGCTGCAAGATGTGCTGCGTAAAGAACTTGGGTTTAGCGGCGTGATCTTCTCTGATGACCTAGGGATGAAAGGAGCCGCTGTTGCTGGAGGCTATTGTGCGCGGGCGCAGGCTGCCATTGATGCAGGTTGCAACATGATATTGGTCTGTAACGACAGTTTAGGCGCTACCGAAGTACTCCATGGTGTTAAATGGCCTAAGCAAGAGCAAGAGATCACTGCTAACCAGTTAAAACCTAATTTGTTGGTTGTGGCGAATGCACTGCAAGATAATGAACGTTGGGAAAAAGCGAAGGCAATTGCTGCTAAAATTTTAAAAAATTGA
- the ycfP gene encoding alpha/beta hydrolase YcfP, producing the protein MILYLHGFDATSPGNHDKMRQLQFIDEDVRLVSYSTQHPRNDMQYLLNEVSKHIIASEDTSPLIIGVGLGAFWAERIGFLNKIKSVLINPNLAPQHNMVNRIDRPEEYTDIANKCVTDFRELNRQKALCILSRNDEVNDNDATANQLQDYYDIVWDEEQSHKFTSLAARLNRIKAFKAG; encoded by the coding sequence ATGATCCTGTATTTACATGGGTTTGATGCAACCAGCCCCGGTAATCACGATAAAATGCGTCAACTGCAATTTATTGACGAAGATGTGCGTTTGGTTAGTTACAGTACGCAGCATCCTAGAAATGATATGCAGTATTTATTGAATGAAGTTAGCAAACATATTATTGCTTCAGAGGATACATCACCGCTAATCATAGGTGTGGGTTTAGGGGCTTTTTGGGCGGAAAGGATAGGATTTTTAAACAAGATTAAGTCGGTATTGATTAATCCTAACCTCGCCCCACAACATAATATGGTTAACAGAATAGACAGGCCCGAAGAGTACACCGATATTGCCAATAAATGTGTCACTGATTTCCGCGAGCTAAACCGTCAAAAAGCACTTTGTATTTTATCGCGAAATGATGAAGTTAATGATAACGATGCTACTGCTAATCAATTACAAGATTATTACGATATCGTATGGGATGAAGAACAGAGCCACAAGTTTACTTCGCTTGCTGCGCGGTTAAATAGGATCAAGGCTTTTAAAGCTGGTTAA
- a CDS encoding acylphosphatase: MKRVIIKITGKVQGVSFRQKTLLQATTLGLTGYVSNIADGSVQVLAQGSYPAVDKLINWCQSGAPLAKVDRVYVEDDEADDIYLDFSIVQL, encoded by the coding sequence ATGAAGCGCGTCATTATTAAGATCACTGGAAAGGTTCAAGGTGTCTCTTTTCGTCAAAAAACATTGCTTCAAGCGACGACACTGGGTCTAACCGGTTATGTGAGTAATATTGCTGATGGCTCAGTTCAAGTGCTTGCACAAGGTAGCTACCCTGCAGTTGATAAGTTGATTAATTGGTGTCAAAGCGGCGCACCGCTAGCCAAAGTCGATAGGGTTTATGTTGAAGATGACGAGGCAGATGATATCTACCTCGACTTTTCTATTGTGCAGTTGTAG
- a CDS encoding peptidoglycan binding protein CsiV, with product MFRLSTNKLIIALAASVISSLSTTAFAQEERWFEVEIYLYEHNAPTTEQWPDEVINSRQRKTVDFITPMVSTDLTAVNMGLNGCTSADWATDSLNCNEQLNSNNQVKSVADIPMLIAAPKPATAYLGDGAVLLAESQSQFKDIIATLKREKGNKSLLHMTWQQSMLPRNKAIPVKLYSGNDYSKDYEQNGQPLQLSNLNDELPQFDFMSSGLLADTKKPVWKLDGTLNIYLEHYLFIETAFNLRQEGEKTVTLAYHDPESFSSDNLTAETGSVTTPFLYSIPMNQNRRVRSDEVHYFDHPKMGMIIQIRKMEQPTAQTEIDMTNRISSTSEANRF from the coding sequence GTGTTTAGACTATCAACAAATAAGTTAATAATCGCCCTCGCTGCTAGCGTTATTTCTAGTCTGTCGACAACAGCCTTTGCCCAAGAAGAGCGCTGGTTTGAAGTCGAGATCTACCTATATGAGCACAACGCGCCTACAACTGAGCAATGGCCAGATGAAGTCATTAACTCACGTCAACGTAAAACTGTCGATTTTATTACCCCGATGGTGAGTACTGATTTAACCGCAGTTAATATGGGGCTTAATGGCTGTACCTCTGCGGATTGGGCAACTGACAGCCTAAATTGTAATGAGCAGCTTAACTCAAATAACCAAGTTAAATCGGTAGCGGACATCCCGATGCTGATTGCAGCACCTAAACCCGCGACCGCTTATTTAGGCGATGGCGCTGTTTTATTGGCAGAAAGCCAAAGCCAATTTAAAGACATTATCGCGACATTAAAACGAGAGAAAGGCAATAAAAGCCTACTGCATATGACATGGCAGCAATCCATGCTTCCAAGAAACAAAGCCATTCCCGTTAAATTATATTCTGGAAATGATTACTCCAAGGATTATGAGCAAAATGGACAACCACTGCAGCTCAGTAATTTAAACGACGAATTGCCACAGTTTGATTTTATGAGCAGTGGTTTATTAGCTGATACCAAAAAACCAGTATGGAAGCTAGATGGAACTCTTAACATCTATCTTGAACATTATCTGTTCATAGAAACTGCGTTTAATTTACGTCAGGAGGGTGAGAAAACGGTTACCTTGGCTTATCACGACCCAGAAAGTTTTAGCAGTGATAACCTCACTGCGGAAACTGGATCTGTAACCACTCCCTTTTTGTATTCGATTCCTATGAATCAAAATAGGCGCGTTAGAAGCGACGAAGTGCATTACTTTGACCACCCGAAGATGGGAATGATCATTCAGATCCGAAAAATGGAACAACCTACCGCGCAAACTGAGATTGATATGACGAATCGTATCAGTAGCACCAGTGAAGCAAACCGCTTTTAA